The Chlorocebus sabaeus isolate Y175 chromosome 18, mChlSab1.0.hap1, whole genome shotgun sequence sequence TCTGCACCCGTTGCAGGATTTGAGGCGTTGTGACCTGTCAGAGGGCTTCCAGGGGTGAACACACACCAGGTCTTGGTGGGTGCTCCTCGCCCGGGTCAAGTTTAACCTAGTTAAACTTTTGGTTGAATTTCAAAGCAACAACCACAGTACAAAGACTCATTTAAATCTCCAAGAATGTCCCATGGGGTCTGCAGGGGCCACAACCTCAGGCTGAGGGCTGATCCACACCAGCAAACAGGCACAGAGGCCACGTGCTCAGGAAGCATCCCCTGGGGCCTGCAATTTCCCCTATCCAGGGCAGCACAGATCCCGGCTACCAACGCCTTCCAGTCCAATCAAGTTTCCGTTCCTCACGGTGCTGTATGCCAACCgccactgccaccacccctgCGCCTGCTCTGTGTGGAAACAAAGAGGGCAGCCCAGGGTCTGGCAGAGCAACAAACGCGGAGCCGGCAGAGAGCAGCCGGTGAGGCGACGGGGGCGGGGGGCTCAGAATCAGCCCTGCTCTGCCCATCCTCTGCTGAGTGTTCCCAGGACCGATGCTCTGCAGGGCGGCCACAGGTGTGCACATATGGGTGCCTGGACAACATCTGAGAAGCTGGTTGTGGGggttttgtttcagttttgggAACCAAGAGAGGATAGAACAACAAAAGGACCCAAGAGAGCAAGTGGGGGCGGCGTTCCCACAAGGTGGAAGCGGGAGTCACCGtctgcagcctccaccagccCTCATGTTGGGCAACTGGCGCCATCCCCCTAACGGACCAGAGCAGCAAGCTTAGAGAGCCCTCActagctgggggcagtggctgcGCCGCCATGTACCTGAAGGAAGAGGGCTCCTGGTGGAGGGGTAAGGAGCTGGGGGGCGCTGGGGGCCCCCGGGCGCCCGTCCTGATGAGCTTCCCCGTGTTGGAGTCGTAGATTCGAACCTCGGGGCCGGGCTGGGCCTTGGGAAGAACCGGCATCGGGTGGAACAAGGTGGTGGGGGGCACACCCTCCCGGTCGGGAAAGGCTGCAGGACTGTTCTCCCTGTCGGAGGAAGAGAACAAGGGCCATGAACGGGGCGTCCGGGCGACGCAGAGCAGGCACCCAGGGACACCTGGCGGGCATTGCCTAGGTGTGTGTGAACCAACAGCTGTCTGGCGAAGGAACGCCTGGCAGGGATGTGCTGGGTGCGGCGAGGACCCACCTCTGTGCCTTGGTGTGGTCGTCCCTGAGCGGGAAGAGCTGCTCCTCCACCTTGTCCCAGCGCTCCAGGCAACTCCACAGCCAGTCAGGGTTGACCACGTGCAGGTGTCCGCACTCCTGCGCCTGCAGCACCTTCTCTGTGCCTGTGGGAGACTCAGCTGCGTCAGGCTGTCTTGGCCAGCACTGGAGGCTCAGGGCCCACATCCGGCTGCACCTACCAGGGCCCTCACCCAATTGCACCCCACCAGGGCCCTCACCCAATTGCACCCCACCAGGGCCCTCACCCGACTGCGCCCCACCAGGGCTGGGGGCCCTCACCCAGCTGTAATCACCAGGGCTCAGGGCCCTCACCCGACTGCACCCCACCAGGGCTCAGGGCCCTCACCTGACTGCACCCCACCAGGGCTCGGGGCCCTCACCCGGCTGTAATCACCAGGGCTCAGGGCCCTCACCCGACTGCACCCCACCAGGGCTCATGGCCCTCACCCGACTGCACCCCACAAGAGCCCAGGGCCCTCACTCGGCTGCACCCCACCAGGGCTCGGGGCCCTCACCCGGCTGCACCCCACCAGGGCTGCCCACTGCAGGTTCCCATCTCCCAGGCCAGGGATAAGCAGCCATGGTAGGAAGTGGTGGATCTCAGACGAGGAGCTGGGCACAGCAGGTGACGTGAGCATGTGTTCAGGAAGGCCCCTCAATAGCGAGGCCACAAACACCGAAGCAAAAAGAAACGTGAGCACAATccggggggaaggaaggaaagcgaAAGAAGGGTCAAGAGCTGGGCAGACACAGGGCAGGGCAAATGGGCACCCGAGGGGCCAAGGAGGACCCCAGCCTGGCCCACCTCCATGCTCAGAAGAGAAGGGCCAGGAGCTGGGCACTCATGGGGCAGGGCAGATGGGCACCCGAGGGGCTCAGGAGGACCCCGGTCTGGCCTGGCTCCATGTACAGGAGAGAAGGGTCAGGAGCTGGGCAGACATGGGGCAGGGCAGACGGGCACCTGAGGAGCCAAGGAGGACCGTGGCCTGGCCCGGCTCCACGCTCAGGAGAGAAGGGCCTGACTGCCCACGGGACGCCAGGGCTTGGCtttctcctgggatcaagggttTCGCTGGGCTCCACGGAAAGCCTACCTCTGCCCTGCAGCCAGCACCTGGCTATTTCACACTGAGATGGAACCTTCCATGTACCCTTGATTCGAATACTTTACTGAGCACATGCATGTCCAACACCACGTGACACGGACTAGAGACGTGGCCTCAAATAAGACCACACTTGCTGTCAGGGAGCGTGCGTGGACACGGATGAGCTCACCCCACAAGGCTatcctgagccctggaggcagggcCACGCACTGAGAAGCCCTCTCAGGAAACGCCGCCAGGACAGGAAGCGCGATTGGAGGAGCAGAACCTGAAGTGATTTAGGCAATCTTCATTCGGGGAAAATCCTGGTGCTTATGGGAGCATTTTCACAGAATAACTAGAATACTGAGATATTTGGGTTTTTTAAGCACTGGTGTGCAAGTCTTCCTTCAAGATTCACCTATTGCTGAAAGGTTCTGTTTTATTTGGCAGACATTTCAACATGTCAGAGCAGCCTGCCCTGTCTGGGACAGGTTTCACCATCAGGAGACAGCAGGCCTGTCCTCCGCTCTCCCAGCCACAACGTGTTCTTCTACGCACGTTTCAGCCGAAACTTTGCACTTAGTTTTCTAACTCAGAGGGTTTGTCAACCTTTTACCTGCGAACCGAGGGCCCCGCATCCTGTTCCTGCCCCGAGTTTCTCCACTACACCCCATCGCTGATTCCCTGTTCTCTAATGCAGCTTACTCCAGGGAGAAGGCTGAACTTCCTACACCGCACGTGAGTAACTCACACCGCCCAACAGTGTGCGTGATGACTGTGGTCCGAAAGCATGAACGTGCCCGAACTCGAATTTCACCCAACGTCATGATCTATTCTTAAAAGACGGTGATCCTGGGAAACGTTTCTAAAAGTTGAATGTGACATAAACAGCAATGCCAGCTCTAAGGAGTGCCTGCAAGGAGATGGCAGGCCTGACCATGCCCAGGGCACAGGGAGGCAGCACTCACCAGCCCGCGCAGCGATCAGGTGCGTGGCCCTGTCAGGGGCGTCGGGGCTCAGCACCAGCCGAGTCAGGATCTTCGCTCCCAGCGCCGTGGCGTGGTAATGCTCCCGCGTCTTCTCTATTGGGAAGTTTGTCGGGTGCAGCCCACTGAAAATTATGGCCACATCGGCCAGCACCTTGCTCTTGAGTTCTGGCACGATCTTGCGGATGTCCGGTGCCTCCTCGATCTCCTTGTTGAGGAAGCGGTCGTACTTGGCGTAGTAGTCGGTGTGCACACGGACCAGGATCTCCTCCAGGTAGATGAGGTGGTCATCCTCGTccgtgtcctcctcctcctcctcctccacactcTGGTCCAGGGACTCGCCCACGGTGACGCCCGACAGCTCGCTGTTCTGTGACTCGGTCTCCGCCTCCTTCCTGTCGGCACAGCCATTGCCCAGGCCGCAGAGGCCGTCCCGCTcgccctcctcctgcccacccAGCTCGGGCCCCTTGTCTGGGGCATGTGTGCCGGGCTCGGCCTCCCCGGGGAGACTCAGTGCTGCAGGCCGCCCCGGCTCCAGGGAACTGCCCTGTGCCGGCGCCCCGGCTCCCTGTGGGGCCGGGTTCTCCTCCTCCTTCGGCTTCTGCTGGCTTCTCCTCCCCTCACTTTCGCCGTCAGAGGCGGAGGACGAAGACTTCGTCCCCTCGGACTCACTGCTGCTCTCGCTGTCGCTGGATAAGTCGAAGTCCAGGTCAGTGCCCGTGGCACCCTGGGCAGGCCGCTGTCCCGGTGCCGCCCGGCCACCCTGCGCACAGGATCCTTGGGGCTCAGGAGTGCCTGCCAGCTCTCTGCTGATGGTGGGGGCCTGGGCAGCGGGCCAGGTGTCCCTCTCGTCCGGTTTCCCGGGGTGGGGCGAGTCCTGTGGGGCGGTAGCCTCACTGCCGTTCAGCTCCTGAGCCGGCTTCTCCAGGCCATTGCTGGGCTCCACTCCAGGGGCCTGCGTTCCCCCCTCGGACTCTCTCACGGGCGGAGCTTGCTCTGAGATCTCGGTGCCTCGAGAAGAATGATTTACTAAATAAGCATGCAAAAGGAAAAGTTACCGCGATTCGGCATTAAACATTAAACAACGTTCCAAGTTAAAGCAGCAGCCTTCTTCATGGCTGTGAACTCCGCCACCCTCTAGACCAGGCCTTGGCAACCTTGCTGTGAAGAGCCGGACGGGGTGAGCGCCCCTTACCCGAAGTGCATGGGACCACAGACGTTTCGGACACTGAATGTTTTTCTGAGTTTGGAGTATTTGTGTTAAACTTACCACTTgaacatcccaaatctgaaaaatccaaaatgctccaatgagtaTTTCCTTTAAGCACCACGTGGGCACTCAAAAAGCTTTGGATCTGGGGGAGGAAGGATCCTCCATCTATAAGAACAACTGGAGGTTTCCAGGCTGCAGACCTGGCGCCACCGTGGCCACAGTTTCCCAAGCCCCAGTCTGGAGGAAGCAGCAACTCCACGCTGACCCCAGCCATCTGTTGAAAGCGTCTGCCTCCTACAGGAATGACCCCAGTTCCACCCTCTTCTGGTTCCAACCTCCAAGTTCCATTTTAGTGACTAGAGCAGTAAATGtatgtctcaaaatatttttttttttaaaaactaaaggtcAAACAAAAACACTCAACTTTTCACAGGGTGGACGTCAGCTGCATGCCTACCTGACAGTTTGTTAAACCACGCTGCACTATGGGGACGGTTCTTCCCTGCACAGCCACTGCCCCCACATTCGCTCTCTGGGCCCAGCCAGCGCCGGGCTGAACACTGCACTCTGGGGACGGTTCTTCCCTGCACAGCCACTGCCCCCACATTCGCTCTGTGGGCCCAGCCAGCGCCGGGCTGAACACTGCACTGTGGGGACGGTTCTTCCCTGCACAGCCACTGCCCCCACATTCGCTCTCTGGGCCCAGCCAGCGCCGGGCTGAACACTGCACTCTGGGGACGGTTCTTCCCTGCACAGCCACTGCCCCCACATTCGCTCTCTGGGCCCAGCCAGCGCCGGGCTGAACACTGCACTGTGGGGACGGTTCTTCCCTACACAGCCACTGCCCCCACATTCGCTCTCTGGGCCCAGCCAGCGCCGGGCTGAACACTGCACTCTGGGGACGGTTCTTCCCTGCACAGCCACTGCCCCCACATTTGCTCTCTGGGGCCCTGGCCAGCGCCGGGCTGAACACTGCACTGTGGGGACGGTTCTTCCCTGCACAGCCACTGCCCCCACATTCGCTCTCTGGGGCCCTGGCCAGCGCCGGGCTGAATACTGCACTCTGGGGACGGTTCTTCCCTGCACAGCCACTGCCCCCACATTCGCTCTCTGGGGCCCCAGCCAGCGCCGGGCTGAACACTGCACTGTGGGGACGGTTCTTCCCTGCACAGCCACTGCCCCCACATTCGCTCTCTGGGGCCCTGGCCAGCGCCGGGCTGAATACTGCACTCTGGGGACGGTTCTTCCCTGCACAGCCACTGCCCCCACATTCGCTCTCTGGGGCCCCAGCCAGCGCCGGGCTGAACACTGCACTGTGGGGACGGTTCTTCCCTGCACAGCCACTGCCCCCACATTCGCTCTCTGGGCCCAGCCAGCGCTGGGCtgaacactgcactccagggccCCAGCCAGCACCGGGCTGAACACTGCACTGTGGGGACGGTTCTTCCCTGCACAGCCACTGCCCCCACATTCGCTCTCTGGGCCCAGCCAGCGCCGGGCTGAACATTGCACTGTGGGGACGGTTCTTCCCTGCACAGCCACTGCCCCCACATTCGCTCTCTGGGCCCAGCCAGCGCCGGGCTGAACACTGCACTGTGGGGACGGTTCTTCCCTGCACAGCCACTGCCCCCACATTCGCTCTCTGGGCCCAGCCAGTGCCGGGCTGAACACTGCACTCTGGGGACAGTTCTTCCCTGCACAGCCACTGCCCCCACATTCGCTCTCTGGGCCCAGCCAGCGCCGGGCTGAACACTGCACTGTGGGGACGGTTCTTCCCTGCACAGCCACTGCCCCCACATTCGCTC is a genomic window containing:
- the CTDP1 gene encoding RNA polymerase II subunit A C-terminal domain phosphatase isoform X3; amino-acid sequence: MKGLCAECGQDLTQLQSKNGRQQVPLSTATVSMVHSVPELMVSSEQAEELGREDQQRLHRNRKLVLMVDLDQTLIHTTEQHCQQMSNKGIFHFQLGRGEPMLHTRLRPHCKDFLEKIAKLYELHVFTFGSRLYAHTIAGFLDPEKKLFSHRILSRDECIDPFSKTGNLRNLFPCGDSMVCIIDDREDVWKFAPNLITVKKYVYFQGTGDMNAPPGSRDSQTRKKGTEISEQAPPVRESEGGTQAPGVEPSNGLEKPAQELNGSEATAPQDSPHPGKPDERDTWPAAQAPTISRELAGTPEPQGSCAQGGRAAPGQRPAQGATGTDLDFDLSSDSESSSESEGTKSSSSASDGESEGRRSQQKPKEEENPAPQGAGAPAQGSSLEPGRPAALSLPGEAEPGTHAPDKGPELGGQEEGERDGLCGLGNGCADRKEAETESQNSELSGVTVGESLDQSVEEEEEEDTDEDDHLIYLEEILVRVHTDYYAKYDRFLNKEIEEAPDIRKIVPELKSKVLADVAIIFSGLHPTNFPIEKTREHYHATALGAKILTRLVLSPDAPDRATHLIAARAGTEKVLQAQECGHLHVVNPDWLWSCLERWDKVEEQLFPLRDDHTKAQRENSPAAFPDREGVPPTTLFHPMPVLPKAQPGPEVRIYDSNTGKLIRTGARGPPAPPSSLPLHQEPSSFRAVPPPQPQTFGEELPDAPDGEQPGPSRRKRQPSMSETMPLYTLCKEDLESMDKEVDDILGEGSDDSDSEKRRPEEQEEEPQPRTPGAHRERTLGAAASSERSAAGGRGPRGHKRKLNEEDAASESSRESSNEDEGSSSEADEMAKALEAELNDLM
- the CTDP1 gene encoding RNA polymerase II subunit A C-terminal domain phosphatase isoform X1; its protein translation is MEVPAAGRLSSEGAPTATVAEVRCPGPAPLRLLEWRVAAGAAVRIGSVLAVFEAAASAQPAGAPQSRAASGGCVRPARSERRLRSERAGVVRELCAQPGQVVAPGAVLVRLEGCSHPVVMKGLCAECGQDLTQLQSKNGRQQVPLSTATVSMVHSVPELMVSSEQAEELGREDQQRLHRNRKLVLMVDLDQTLIHTTEQHCQQMSNKGIFHFQLGRGEPMLHTRLRPHCKDFLEKIAKLYELHVFTFGSRLYAHTIAGFLDPEKKLFSHRILSRDECIDPFSKTGNLRNLFPCGDSMVCIIDDREDVWKFAPNLITVKKYVYFQGTGDMNAPPGSRDSQTRKKVNHSSRGTEISEQAPPVRESEGGTQAPGVEPSNGLEKPAQELNGSEATAPQDSPHPGKPDERDTWPAAQAPTISRELAGTPEPQGSCAQGGRAAPGQRPAQGATGTDLDFDLSSDSESSSESEGTKSSSSASDGESEGRRSQQKPKEEENPAPQGAGAPAQGSSLEPGRPAALSLPGEAEPGTHAPDKGPELGGQEEGERDGLCGLGNGCADRKEAETESQNSELSGVTVGESLDQSVEEEEEEDTDEDDHLIYLEEILVRVHTDYYAKYDRFLNKEIEEAPDIRKIVPELKSKVLADVAIIFSGLHPTNFPIEKTREHYHATALGAKILTRLVLSPDAPDRATHLIAARAGTEKVLQAQECGHLHVVNPDWLWSCLERWDKVEEQLFPLRDDHTKAQRENSPAAFPDREGVPPTTLFHPMPVLPKAQPGPEVRIYDSNTGKLIRTGARGPPAPPSSLPLHQEPSSFRWTTSSEKAAMTATARRGGLRSRRRSPSPGRQGLTGSGHSGQRRPVRGARQAAGGPEATRGS
- the CTDP1 gene encoding RNA polymerase II subunit A C-terminal domain phosphatase isoform X2, producing MKGLCAECGQDLTQLQSKNGRQQVPLSTATVSMVHSVPELMVSSEQAEELGREDQQRLHRNRKLVLMVDLDQTLIHTTEQHCQQMSNKGIFHFQLGRGEPMLHTRLRPHCKDFLEKIAKLYELHVFTFGSRLYAHTIAGFLDPEKKLFSHRILSRDECIDPFSKTGNLRNLFPCGDSMVCIIDDREDVWKFAPNLITVKKYVYFQGTGDMNAPPGSRDSQTRKKVNHSSRGTEISEQAPPVRESEGGTQAPGVEPSNGLEKPAQELNGSEATAPQDSPHPGKPDERDTWPAAQAPTISRELAGTPEPQGSCAQGGRAAPGQRPAQGATGTDLDFDLSSDSESSSESEGTKSSSSASDGESEGRRSQQKPKEEENPAPQGAGAPAQGSSLEPGRPAALSLPGEAEPGTHAPDKGPELGGQEEGERDGLCGLGNGCADRKEAETESQNSELSGVTVGESLDQSVEEEEEEDTDEDDHLIYLEEILVRVHTDYYAKYDRFLNKEIEEAPDIRKIVPELKSKVLADVAIIFSGLHPTNFPIEKTREHYHATALGAKILTRLVLSPDAPDRATHLIAARAGTEKVLQAQECGHLHVVNPDWLWSCLERWDKVEEQLFPLRDDHTKAQRENSPAAFPDREGVPPTTLFHPMPVLPKAQPGPEVRIYDSNTGKLIRTGARGPPAPPSSLPLHQEPSSFRAVPPPQPQTFGEELPDAPDGEQPGPSRRKRQPSMSETMPLYTLCKEDLESMDKEVDDILGEGSDDSDSEKRRPEEQEEEPQPRTPGAHRERTLGAAASSERSAAGGRGPRGHKRKLNEEDAASESSRESSNEDEGSSSEADEMAKALEAELNDLM